The Daphnia pulex isolate KAP4 chromosome 3, ASM2113471v1 genome includes a region encoding these proteins:
- the LOC124189840 gene encoding uncharacterized protein LOC124189840, giving the protein MADALDDTSVDVTPTRNLRSRTAPVSTQLKNSVPKVGKGIGKGERGWSTEEKDQLISILDNDGFDGDFANLAAKFPSQSLDSLRHLLTYYEEKKEASKGEETLNTIIEKMRGMEVDLSEDLPLYFQLQSSLGTHPKPSQVEGIDYPAIYNHVASCMREEIPKKLHPATRAELS; this is encoded by the exons ATGGCTGACGCTTTAGATGACACTTCAGTAGACGTGACGCCGACACGCAATCTGCGCTCAAGGACAGCACCG GTTTCTACACAGCTAAAGAACTCCGTTCCGAAGGTGGGAAAAGGAATCGGAAAGGGAGAGCGAGGTTGGagcacagaagaaaaagatcagCTGATCTCCATTTTGGATAACGATGGTTTTGATGGGGATTTCGCAAATTTGGCGGCCAAATTTCCGAGCCAAAGTCTTGACAGTCTTCGACACCTCCTGACTTActacgaagaaaaaaaggaggcatcAAAAGGGGAAGAGACGTTGAACACCATCATAGAAAAAATGCGTGGGATGGAAGTCGACCTGTCTGAAGACTTACCACTGTATTTTCAACTTCAATCGTCATTGGGAACCCACCCAAAACCATCTCAAGTCGAAGGGATCGATTATCCAGCCATTTACAACCACGTAGCATCTTGTATGCGAGAAGAAATACCTAAAAAGCTTCATCCCGCGACAAGGGCCGAATTGTCATAG